The Tachypleus tridentatus isolate NWPU-2018 chromosome 5, ASM421037v1, whole genome shotgun sequence genome includes a window with the following:
- the LOC143250791 gene encoding glucose-fructose oxidoreductase domain-containing protein 1 gives MLPGVGIFGTGKIVYVLVPCFRTRGFRVEAIWGRTQEDAEKVAKQLAIPFSTNKVDEVLLRKDVDLVCIVCSPHLHSQITVKALGIGKHVLCDKPAGLSQNEVLKMVRAAQYYPSLISVLCHSLRFLPVFIQMKKAIDEGYIGEITVCDIRVQCGSLLRKQYDWMCEEVMGGGILTNVGSHIIDIICYLTSKRAVKVHGMIRTYTKTTEHIHGIRQISSDDFCTFQMELEGGSCSTVTLNNHLPGQFNQEVLVCGTKGHVAVRGGDLYGQKKDSIKEDVLFLDVEDLKYSPKCMKGVSSSSLLAETPDGLNTNNMSLILPKLYLKGFVKIVSALREAFISVEDKQCWVKEPVAMAATFEDGQYIQAVIDALRKSSKNKEWVKVEMLTEEIPDSYLPLCERQTPF, from the coding sequence ATGTTGCCAGGGGTTGGCATTTTTGGGACTGGAAAAATTGTTTATGTATTGGTTCCTTGCTTTCGTACGCGTGGGTTCAGGGTTGAAGCGATATGGGGTCGTACACAAGAGGATGCTGAGAAAGTGGCCAAACAGTTAGCCATACCTTTTTCTACAAATAAAGTAGATGAAGTATTGTTGCGTAAAGATGTGGATTTAGTGTGTATTGTATGTTCTCCTCATCTTCATTCGCAAATTACAGTGAAAGCACTAGGAATTGGTAAACATGTTTTATGTGATAAGCCTGCTGGGTTAAGTCAAAATGAAGTGTTGAAGATGGTTAGAGCTGCCCAGTATTATCCATCACTTATATCTGTTTTATGTCATAGCCTCAGGTTTTTGCCAGTATTCATTCAAATGAAAAAGGCTATAGATGAAGGGTATATTGGTGAAATTACTGTATGTGATATTCGTGTTCAGTGTGGTAGCCTATTACGTAAACAGTATGACTGGATGTGCGAGGAAGTAATGGGTGGAGGCATTTTGACAAACGTAGGAAGCCACATAATAGATATTATATGTTACTTAACAAGCAAAAGAGCTGTGAAAGTTCATGGGATGATCCGCACATATACCAAAACTACTGAACACATCCATGGAATTCGACAGATAAGTAGTGATGACTTCTGCACATTCCAAATGGAACTAGAAGGAGGATCATGCTCCACTGTAACTTTGAACAACCATCTTCCAGGCCAGTTTAACCAGGAAGTTCTTGTATGTGGCACAAAGGGACATGTTGCTGTTAGAGGAGGAGATCTGTATGGTCAGAAAAAAGACTCCATCAAGGAAGATGTTCTTTTTCTTGATGTTGAAGACCTCAAGTATTCACCAAAGTGCATGAAAGGTgtttcatcatcatcattattagcAGAAACCCCAGATGGACTTAACACAAATAATATGAGTTTAATTTTGCCAAAGCTGTACTTGAAAGGGTTTGTTAAAATAGTAAGTGCATTGAGAGAAGCTTTTATATCAGTTGAAGACAAGCAGTGTTGGGTGAAAGAACCTGTTGCAATGGCAGCAACATTTGAAGATGGCCAGTACAttcaagcagttattgatgctctcAGAAAATCATCTAAAAACAAAGAATGGGTGAAAGTTGAAATGCTTACAGAAGAAATACCAGATTCATATCTTCCTC